One Amycolatopsis sp. NBC_00355 genomic window carries:
- a CDS encoding flavin-containing monooxygenase encodes MTSAEHVDVLIVGAGLSGVGAACRLQERLPGKSYAVLEARDTIGGTWDLFRYPGIRSDSDMFTLGYPFRPWKDAKAIADGPSILAYVRETAAAYGVERHIRFGHRVVGASWSSAEALWTVSTAHGATFTCRFLYLCSGYYDYAGGHVVDFPGREEFAGAIVHPQHWPAELDYDGKQVVVIGSGATAVTLVPAMAPRAARVTMVQRSPSYIVARPGRDALADRIRALLPENLAHRVVRGKNVVMGTFFFQLMRRLPDWASRTLRDRVAAQLPASIPVDPHFVPDYAPWDQRLCLVPDADLFQALRSGKADIVTDRIARFTASGIELASGRTLPADVIVTATGLRLVAFGGITLSVDGREIEPGEQRAYKGMMFGGIPNLAWCVGYTNNSWTPRADLTSQYVCRLLEHLDRRGFVSCTPDAADASSAGRPRPIVDLASGYVKRAAAGLPKQGGRRPWMMRQNYLLDLADMRFNRLDDGVMRFGRAGSPVSASR; translated from the coding sequence ATGACCAGCGCGGAGCACGTGGACGTCCTGATCGTGGGCGCCGGCCTGTCCGGTGTCGGCGCGGCCTGCCGCCTCCAGGAACGTTTGCCGGGCAAGAGTTACGCCGTGCTCGAAGCGCGTGACACGATCGGCGGAACCTGGGACCTGTTCCGGTATCCGGGCATCCGCTCCGATTCGGACATGTTCACCCTCGGTTACCCGTTCCGGCCGTGGAAGGACGCGAAGGCGATCGCCGACGGCCCGTCGATCCTCGCCTACGTCCGCGAGACCGCGGCCGCCTACGGCGTCGAGCGGCACATCCGGTTCGGCCACCGGGTGGTGGGCGCTTCGTGGTCTTCCGCCGAAGCCCTGTGGACCGTGTCGACCGCGCACGGCGCCACGTTCACCTGCCGGTTCCTGTACTTGTGCAGCGGTTACTACGACTACGCGGGCGGTCACGTCGTCGATTTCCCGGGACGTGAGGAGTTCGCGGGCGCGATCGTGCACCCGCAACACTGGCCCGCCGAGCTGGACTACGACGGCAAGCAGGTCGTGGTGATCGGCAGCGGCGCGACGGCGGTGACGCTCGTCCCGGCGATGGCGCCGCGCGCGGCCCGGGTGACGATGGTGCAGCGCTCGCCGTCGTACATCGTGGCGCGCCCGGGACGGGACGCGCTCGCCGACCGGATCCGCGCGCTGCTGCCGGAAAACCTCGCGCACCGCGTGGTGCGCGGCAAGAACGTCGTGATGGGCACGTTCTTCTTCCAGCTGATGCGGCGGCTGCCGGACTGGGCGTCGCGGACATTGCGCGACCGGGTGGCGGCGCAGCTGCCCGCGTCGATCCCGGTCGACCCGCACTTCGTGCCGGACTACGCGCCGTGGGACCAGCGGCTGTGCCTGGTGCCGGACGCGGACCTGTTCCAGGCGCTGCGTTCGGGCAAGGCCGACATCGTGACGGACCGGATCGCGCGGTTCACCGCCTCCGGGATCGAGCTTGCGTCGGGCCGGACGCTGCCCGCGGACGTCATCGTGACGGCGACCGGGCTGCGGCTGGTGGCGTTCGGCGGGATCACGCTGAGCGTCGACGGCCGCGAGATCGAGCCGGGCGAGCAGCGGGCCTACAAGGGCATGATGTTCGGCGGCATCCCCAACCTGGCGTGGTGCGTGGGGTACACGAACAACTCGTGGACGCCGCGCGCGGACCTGACGTCCCAGTACGTCTGCCGCCTGCTGGAGCACCTGGACCGCCGCGGGTTCGTCTCGTGCACCCCGGACGCGGCGGATGCTTCGAGCGCGGGCCGGCCGCGCCCGATCGTCGACCTCGCGTCCGGGTACGTCAAAAGGGCCGCCGCCGGCCTGCCGAAGCAGGGCGGGCGACGGCCCTGGATGATGCGCCAGAACTACCTGCTGGACCTCGCGGACATGCGCTTCAACCGCCTCGACGACGGCGTGATGCGCTTCGGCCGCGCGGGTTCCCCGGTGTCGGCGTCCCGCTGA
- a CDS encoding polysaccharide lyase 8 family protein, which translates to MPVNRRNALRGGALAAASTVFLTRPAFASAATPVAAASGVPAATAPIVAAYRQLQSGINRPSPERTAALANLSRVAKAYHDSLSVAGGGAPLWTDLPLGPGSDYTTSMYARLRAIAVDWGTPGGALAGDPAVLTRIKAALELIYASQYNPDVGEIGNWYTYEIGVPYYVLHTLSVVADQLTADELARYVSPIKRFVGNPNVRANNTALVETGANRADKGLISIVAGALIGDPAWIKTGIDALTDVAGGGAASVVARLDRAAGDGFHVDGSFIQHDTIPYPGHYGIVLLTALAGAIHVTQGTEFALPQPLKDKIYALVADAFAPFVYAGALVEPVRGRMLSRQGETGHDIGHQLTVATLVLARTASGKTKTDLNALAAKWITEGTYAPFLKIPDPERFAPGPDLVATPGIEFAQDMLAARARPARTTAAHRIFGQQDRMVHVTGDWTASLGVSSTRISRYESINGQNLKGYHVGDGVLYTFVPNAKGHYTDAYWPTVDPLLLPGTTENDGPPDPKFGNVPVGPNPHTGGVRWDDKHGAFAFDFKSWDGSLTGRKSWFFTPAGIVCLGAGITSTSAAAVRTTIENRNLGEGGKGALTADFRRVATDLGKVSALRRPKWLHLENVGGYVLLDDASVTALREDRTGAWRDIDTGANTKGTTAPNTRRYQKLVLEHGTKPVNATYAYAVLPGASVLGTVAAVGVFSAWQVRANTATVQAVQVGETLLANFFAAGSVGDVRVSGPASVAIGRCGWGRQLAVSDPTQTQDSVTVTVRGKSVVVPLKGSFGATKVVPLP; encoded by the coding sequence ATGCCCGTGAACCGGAGAAACGCCCTGCGCGGCGGCGCCCTGGCGGCCGCTTCCACCGTGTTCCTCACCCGCCCGGCGTTCGCCTCGGCCGCCACCCCGGTGGCCGCGGCGAGTGGCGTTCCCGCCGCGACCGCGCCGATCGTCGCGGCCTACCGGCAGCTGCAGAGCGGCATCAACCGGCCGTCACCCGAACGCACCGCGGCGCTGGCCAACCTGAGCCGTGTCGCCAAGGCGTACCACGACAGCCTGTCCGTGGCGGGCGGTGGTGCTCCACTGTGGACGGACCTGCCGCTCGGCCCCGGCAGCGACTACACGACGTCGATGTACGCGCGGCTGCGCGCCATCGCCGTCGACTGGGGCACCCCCGGCGGCGCGCTGGCCGGGGATCCGGCGGTGCTGACCCGGATCAAGGCGGCGCTGGAGCTGATCTACGCCAGCCAGTACAACCCGGATGTCGGCGAGATCGGCAACTGGTACACCTACGAAATCGGCGTCCCGTACTACGTTCTGCACACGCTTTCGGTGGTCGCCGACCAGCTGACCGCCGACGAGCTCGCCCGGTACGTCAGCCCGATCAAGCGGTTCGTCGGCAACCCGAACGTCCGCGCGAACAACACGGCGCTCGTCGAGACCGGCGCGAACCGCGCGGACAAAGGCCTGATCTCGATCGTCGCCGGCGCGCTGATCGGCGACCCGGCCTGGATCAAGACCGGCATCGACGCGCTCACCGACGTCGCGGGCGGGGGCGCGGCGAGCGTCGTCGCACGGCTGGACCGCGCGGCAGGTGACGGCTTCCACGTCGACGGCTCGTTCATCCAGCACGACACCATCCCGTACCCCGGGCACTACGGCATCGTGCTGCTCACCGCGCTGGCCGGAGCCATCCACGTCACGCAGGGCACCGAGTTCGCGCTCCCGCAGCCGCTGAAGGACAAGATCTACGCGCTGGTCGCGGACGCGTTCGCGCCGTTCGTCTACGCCGGCGCGCTGGTGGAGCCGGTGCGCGGGCGGATGCTGTCGCGCCAGGGCGAGACCGGGCACGACATCGGCCACCAGCTGACGGTCGCGACGCTGGTGCTGGCCCGGACGGCTTCGGGCAAGACCAAGACCGACCTCAACGCCCTCGCGGCGAAGTGGATCACCGAGGGCACGTACGCGCCGTTCCTCAAGATCCCGGACCCCGAGCGGTTCGCGCCCGGCCCGGACCTCGTGGCCACGCCGGGCATCGAGTTCGCGCAGGACATGCTGGCGGCACGCGCCCGCCCGGCGCGGACGACGGCCGCGCACCGGATCTTCGGCCAGCAGGACCGCATGGTGCACGTCACCGGGGACTGGACGGCGTCCCTGGGCGTCAGCTCGACGCGGATCTCCCGCTACGAGTCCATCAACGGCCAGAACCTCAAGGGCTACCACGTCGGCGACGGCGTGCTCTACACGTTCGTGCCGAACGCGAAGGGGCACTACACCGACGCGTACTGGCCGACCGTCGACCCGCTGCTGCTGCCGGGCACGACCGAGAACGACGGCCCGCCGGACCCGAAGTTCGGCAACGTCCCGGTCGGCCCGAACCCGCACACCGGCGGCGTCCGCTGGGACGACAAGCACGGCGCCTTCGCGTTCGACTTCAAGTCCTGGGACGGTTCCCTGACCGGCAGGAAATCGTGGTTCTTCACGCCCGCCGGGATCGTCTGCCTGGGCGCGGGGATCACCAGCACGTCGGCGGCCGCGGTGCGCACGACGATCGAGAACCGCAACCTCGGCGAAGGCGGTAAGGGCGCGTTGACCGCGGACTTCCGGCGCGTCGCGACCGACCTCGGGAAGGTCTCCGCACTGAGGCGGCCGAAGTGGCTGCACCTGGAGAACGTCGGCGGGTACGTGCTGCTCGACGACGCTTCGGTGACGGCGTTGCGCGAGGACCGCACGGGCGCGTGGCGCGACATCGACACCGGTGCCAACACCAAGGGCACGACGGCGCCGAACACGCGCCGGTACCAGAAACTGGTGCTGGAGCACGGGACCAAGCCCGTGAACGCGACGTACGCGTACGCGGTGCTTCCGGGCGCGTCGGTGCTCGGCACGGTCGCCGCGGTCGGGGTGTTTTCGGCATGGCAGGTGCGGGCCAACACCGCGACGGTCCAGGCGGTCCAGGTCGGCGAGACCCTGCTGGCGAACTTCTTCGCGGCCGGCTCGGTCGGCGATGTCCGGGTGTCCGGGCCGGCGTCGGTGGCGATCGGGCGGTGCGGCTGGGGTCGGCAGCTCGCGGTGTCGGACCCGACGCAGACGCAGGACAGTGTCACGGTGACGGTGCGCGGCAAGTCCGTGGTGGTGCCGTTGAAGGGCAGCTTCGGCGCGACGAAGGTCGTGCCGCTGCCGTGA
- a CDS encoding aldehyde dehydrogenase (NADP(+)) — protein MSQATDAATLEKILAAAAEAARPAAEATPAERGRWLVAVADALDAAAGELVPLAHAETHLPATPRLAGELKRTTFQLRLFAESLTDGAYLGATVDHADADWPMGPRPDIRRVKTAIGPVLVFAASNFPFAFSVAGGDTASALAAGCPVILKAHPGHPELSAQTGLIVREALLEAGAPAGLFNVIFGQDEGVTALQDPRIAAASFTGSIPGGRALFDIANARPRPIPFYGELGSVNPVVVTEGAIAARGEAVAKGYAGSFTLGAGQFCTKPGLLFLPEDHGLTETLRSALDGAAAQPMLNDRIASGYASTLAKLREVPGVDVVAASPSEAPAFTPTLLATTGKQFLEGGEAVHQECFGPASLIVTYADQAELLRLLDVIEPGLTATIHGEESDADWIRPVLPALARIAGRLLWNDWPTGVTVSWAQQHGGPYPATTAPTTTSVGTAAIERFLRPIAWQGFPDALLPEPLQEANPWQLPRRTDGTR, from the coding sequence ATGAGCCAGGCCACCGACGCCGCCACGCTCGAGAAGATCCTGGCGGCCGCCGCCGAAGCCGCCCGCCCCGCCGCGGAGGCCACCCCGGCCGAACGCGGCCGCTGGCTGGTCGCGGTCGCCGACGCCCTCGACGCCGCCGCCGGCGAGCTGGTCCCGCTGGCCCACGCCGAGACCCACCTGCCCGCCACCCCGCGGCTGGCCGGCGAGCTGAAGCGCACGACGTTCCAGCTGCGGCTGTTCGCCGAGTCCCTCACCGACGGCGCGTACCTCGGTGCCACCGTCGACCACGCCGACGCCGACTGGCCGATGGGCCCGCGCCCGGACATCCGGCGCGTCAAGACCGCGATCGGCCCGGTGCTGGTGTTCGCGGCCAGCAACTTCCCGTTCGCGTTCAGCGTCGCCGGCGGTGACACCGCGTCCGCGCTGGCCGCGGGCTGCCCGGTGATCCTCAAGGCGCACCCGGGCCACCCGGAACTGTCCGCGCAGACCGGCCTGATCGTGCGTGAGGCGCTGCTCGAGGCGGGCGCCCCGGCCGGCCTGTTCAACGTCATCTTCGGCCAGGACGAGGGCGTCACCGCGCTGCAGGACCCGCGGATCGCGGCGGCGTCGTTCACCGGGTCGATCCCGGGCGGGCGCGCGTTGTTCGACATCGCCAACGCGCGGCCGCGGCCGATCCCGTTCTACGGCGAGCTGGGGAGCGTGAACCCGGTGGTCGTCACCGAGGGCGCGATCGCCGCCCGCGGTGAGGCCGTCGCGAAGGGCTACGCCGGGTCGTTCACCCTCGGCGCCGGCCAGTTCTGCACCAAGCCGGGCCTGCTGTTCCTGCCGGAGGACCACGGCCTGACCGAGACGCTGCGCTCGGCGCTGGACGGCGCCGCGGCCCAGCCGATGCTCAACGACCGCATCGCGAGCGGGTACGCCTCGACGCTCGCGAAGCTTCGCGAGGTCCCGGGGGTCGACGTCGTCGCGGCGTCGCCGTCCGAGGCACCCGCGTTCACGCCGACGCTGCTCGCCACCACCGGCAAGCAGTTCCTCGAGGGCGGCGAGGCCGTGCACCAGGAGTGCTTCGGGCCGGCGTCGCTGATCGTCACCTACGCCGACCAGGCCGAACTGCTGCGCCTGCTCGACGTCATCGAACCGGGACTCACCGCCACGATCCACGGCGAGGAGTCCGACGCGGACTGGATCCGGCCGGTCCTGCCGGCTCTGGCCCGCATCGCCGGCCGGCTGCTGTGGAACGACTGGCCCACCGGCGTCACGGTGAGCTGGGCCCAGCAGCACGGCGGCCCGTACCCGGCCACGACCGCCCCGACCACGACGTCCGTCGGCACCGCGGCGATCGAGCGCTTCCTGCGCCCGATCGCGTGGCAGGGCTTCCCGGACGCCCTGCTGCCCGAACCCCTGCAGGAGGCCAACCCCTGGCAGCTGCCCCGACGCACCGACGGAACCCGCTGA
- a CDS encoding glucarate dehydratase family protein, translating into MKILDVVLTPVAFADPPLLNVMGVHEPFALRGIVQVKCEDGIVGLGESYGDEAFLGEVRKVLPRLRGHDVFDLPGLQRLVAQALSGTVLTDAHGLIGGFSIRKTVASVYSLFEVACLDAQGHLLGRPVSDLLGGKARDAVEFSAYLFYKYGKHIDGREDSWGEITTPETLVGSARRMIDEYGFRSIKLKGGVYEPAQEVDGIRALAEAFPGHPLRIDPNAAWTPETGIRVASELDGVLEYLEDPTPGIEGMARVAEQASMPLATNMCVVNFGDVEPGFRARAIGVLLSDHHFWGGLRATQSLSVTCESFGVGLSMHSNSHLGISLAAMVHVAAATPHLTYACDTHWPWKVEDVIEPGVLEFREGAVAVPTTPGLGVTIDEDALAKLHENYVRCGQTKRDDVTYMRQYVEGFEPNTARW; encoded by the coding sequence ATGAAGATCCTCGACGTGGTGCTGACCCCGGTCGCGTTCGCCGACCCGCCGCTGCTCAACGTCATGGGCGTGCACGAGCCGTTCGCGCTGCGCGGCATCGTCCAGGTCAAGTGCGAGGACGGGATCGTCGGGCTCGGGGAGTCCTATGGGGACGAAGCGTTCCTCGGCGAGGTGCGCAAGGTGCTGCCGCGGCTGCGCGGCCACGACGTCTTCGACCTGCCCGGCCTGCAGCGGCTCGTCGCGCAGGCGCTGTCGGGCACCGTGCTGACCGACGCGCACGGGCTGATCGGCGGGTTCTCCATCCGCAAGACCGTCGCGAGTGTGTACTCGCTGTTCGAGGTCGCCTGCCTGGACGCGCAGGGGCACCTGCTCGGCCGCCCGGTGAGCGACCTGCTCGGCGGCAAGGCGCGCGACGCCGTCGAGTTCTCCGCGTACCTGTTCTACAAGTACGGCAAGCACATCGACGGCCGCGAGGACTCCTGGGGCGAGATCACCACGCCCGAGACCCTGGTCGGCTCGGCGAGGCGGATGATCGACGAGTACGGCTTCCGCTCGATCAAGCTCAAGGGCGGCGTTTACGAGCCCGCGCAGGAGGTCGACGGGATCCGCGCGCTGGCCGAGGCGTTCCCCGGGCACCCGCTGCGGATCGACCCGAACGCCGCGTGGACGCCGGAGACCGGCATCCGCGTCGCGTCCGAACTGGACGGTGTCCTGGAGTACCTCGAAGACCCGACGCCGGGCATCGAGGGCATGGCCCGCGTCGCCGAGCAGGCGTCGATGCCGCTGGCCACCAACATGTGCGTGGTGAACTTCGGCGACGTCGAGCCCGGCTTCCGGGCGCGCGCCATCGGCGTTCTCCTGTCGGACCACCACTTCTGGGGCGGTCTGCGCGCCACCCAGTCGTTGTCGGTGACGTGCGAGAGCTTCGGCGTCGGCCTGTCGATGCACTCCAACAGCCACCTCGGGATCAGCCTGGCCGCGATGGTGCACGTCGCCGCGGCGACCCCGCACCTGACCTACGCCTGCGACACGCACTGGCCGTGGAAGGTCGAGGACGTCATCGAGCCGGGCGTGCTGGAGTTCCGCGAGGGCGCCGTCGCCGTGCCGACCACGCCGGGGCTGGGCGTCACGATCGACGAGGACGCGCTCGCGAAGCTGCACGAGAACTACGTCCGATGTGGACAGACCAAACGGGACGACGTGACCTACATGCGCCAGTACGTCGAGGGTTTCGAGCCGAACACGGCGAGGTGGTGA
- a CDS encoding 5-dehydro-4-deoxyglucarate dehydratase, whose translation MAQNEIELDGLLAFPLTPFTEDLEVNLDALAENVESHIAAGAGALFVACGTGEFSSLSPAEHAAVLARSREVAAGRVPVWVGAGGGAASARAGVAAAEAGGADGVLLLPPYLVSGPQSGLVDFVRYAVGDTSVPVIVYHRGTGVFTAPAAASLLDIPSVVGLKDGYGDVEVMTRIVTTIRSLDTDRARDFLFFNGLPTAEMSAKAYAAIGVARYSSAVHCFAPEIAHRFHRALAEGDNATMDTLLAGFYLPLVALRDESPGFAVSLVKAAARLRGDKVGSVRPPLVEPTPEQIDRLQKVVEDGFTTLKALS comes from the coding sequence ATGGCACAGAACGAGATCGAGCTGGACGGCCTGCTGGCGTTCCCCCTCACCCCGTTCACCGAGGACCTCGAGGTCAACCTCGACGCGCTCGCGGAGAACGTGGAGAGCCACATCGCGGCCGGCGCCGGTGCGCTGTTCGTCGCGTGCGGCACCGGCGAGTTCAGCTCGCTCTCGCCCGCCGAGCACGCCGCGGTGCTCGCCAGGTCCCGTGAGGTGGCCGCCGGCCGCGTGCCGGTCTGGGTGGGTGCCGGTGGCGGCGCCGCGTCGGCACGGGCCGGCGTCGCGGCGGCCGAGGCCGGCGGCGCGGACGGCGTCCTGCTGCTGCCGCCGTACCTGGTTTCCGGGCCGCAGTCGGGTTTGGTCGACTTCGTCCGCTACGCCGTCGGCGACACGTCCGTGCCGGTGATCGTCTACCACCGCGGCACCGGCGTGTTCACCGCGCCGGCCGCGGCGTCGCTGCTCGACATCCCCTCGGTCGTCGGGCTCAAGGACGGCTACGGCGACGTCGAGGTGATGACCCGGATCGTCACCACGATCCGCTCGCTCGACACCGACCGCGCGCGGGACTTCCTGTTCTTCAACGGGTTGCCGACCGCGGAGATGTCCGCCAAGGCGTACGCCGCGATCGGCGTCGCGCGTTACTCCTCGGCCGTGCACTGCTTCGCGCCGGAGATCGCCCACCGTTTCCACCGCGCGCTCGCCGAGGGCGACAACGCGACGATGGACACCCTGCTGGCCGGGTTCTACCTGCCGCTGGTGGCATTGCGCGACGAGTCGCCCGGCTTCGCCGTGTCGCTGGTCAAGGCCGCCGCCCGGCTGCGCGGCGACAAGGTCGGCTCGGTCCGGCCGCCGCTGGTCGAGCCGACGCCAGAGCAGATCGACCGGCTGCAGAAGGTCGTGGAGGACGGCTTCACGACCCTGAAGGCGCTGAGCTGA
- a CDS encoding IclR family transcriptional regulator — protein sequence MPQKVDNPAATDGAPAESSGVKSARRAVDLIETFAANDVWLSLSDLHARTGFPRSSLHGLLRTLLEAGWLEADANTARYRLGVRALICGTAYLDRDAVVPFATEALERIREKTGFTAHFARRNATEVVYLETRESQRSTHLVSRVGRTLPTHATALGKALLAELTHDEIEALLPSTLIPLTPNTITSLEALHAECAATRERGYAAEIEEGTLGVRCVAAVIPYRIPGTDAISCSMPISQVTDADAQRVGELLAETTAELGQQLRRAGIR from the coding sequence ATGCCGCAAAAGGTGGACAACCCGGCGGCGACCGACGGGGCGCCGGCCGAGTCGTCAGGGGTGAAATCCGCGCGCCGGGCCGTCGATCTGATCGAGACCTTCGCGGCGAACGACGTCTGGCTCTCGCTCTCCGATCTCCACGCGCGCACCGGGTTCCCGCGCTCGTCGCTGCACGGCCTGCTGCGCACGCTCCTGGAAGCCGGCTGGCTGGAGGCGGACGCCAACACCGCCCGCTACCGGCTCGGCGTCCGCGCGCTGATCTGCGGCACGGCCTACCTCGACCGCGACGCCGTCGTCCCGTTCGCCACCGAGGCCCTCGAGCGGATCCGGGAGAAGACCGGGTTCACCGCGCACTTCGCGCGCCGCAACGCCACCGAGGTCGTCTACCTGGAGACGCGGGAGTCGCAGCGCTCCACGCACCTCGTCTCGCGCGTCGGGCGCACGCTGCCCACGCACGCGACCGCGCTGGGCAAGGCCTTGCTGGCCGAACTGACGCACGACGAGATCGAGGCGCTGCTGCCGTCGACGCTGATCCCGCTGACCCCGAACACCATCACCTCGCTCGAAGCCCTGCACGCCGAGTGCGCCGCGACCCGCGAGCGCGGATACGCCGCCGAGATCGAAGAGGGCACGCTGGGCGTCCGGTGCGTCGCCGCGGTGATCCCCTACCGGATCCCGGGCACGGACGCGATCAGCTGCTCGATGCCCATCTCCCAGGTGACCGACGCCGACGCCCAGCGCGTCGGCGAGTTGCTCGCGGAGACCACCGCCGAGCTCGGGCAGCAGCTGCGCCGGGCCGGGATTCGCTGA
- a CDS encoding NAD-dependent epimerase/dehydratase family protein, with protein sequence MTDQRVLITGSAGVVGTLMRPRLRRPGRVLRLLDVAPQTASDASEEIVTASVTDAAAMASACEGVDALIHLGGHSRENSWAATLDVNIDGTHTVLEAAREAGVKRVVLASSNHAVGFRRNDDDLPADSSPRPDTYYGVSKAVIEALGSLYHSRFGMDVIVIRIGSCFETPLPLGPRGLTTWLSPDDGARLFEACLAAPSPGYRLIWGVSDNTRRIYSLAEAEALGYKSLDDAEVYAEQLASRPAPTGAAAEYVGGPFCTAPLGEFNPL encoded by the coding sequence ATGACGGACCAGCGTGTGCTCATCACCGGGTCGGCGGGGGTCGTCGGCACCCTGATGCGCCCCCGCCTGCGGCGCCCGGGCCGGGTGCTGCGCCTGCTCGACGTGGCCCCGCAGACGGCGTCGGACGCCTCGGAGGAAATCGTGACGGCGTCGGTCACCGACGCGGCGGCGATGGCCTCGGCGTGCGAGGGCGTCGACGCGCTGATCCACCTCGGTGGCCACAGCCGCGAGAACTCGTGGGCCGCCACCCTCGACGTCAACATCGACGGCACCCACACGGTGCTGGAAGCCGCCCGCGAAGCCGGGGTCAAGCGCGTGGTCCTGGCGTCCAGCAACCACGCCGTCGGCTTCCGGCGCAACGACGACGACCTCCCCGCGGACTCCTCGCCGCGCCCGGACACGTACTACGGCGTCAGCAAGGCCGTGATCGAGGCGCTCGGCAGCCTGTACCACTCGCGGTTCGGGATGGACGTCATCGTGATCCGCATCGGCTCGTGCTTCGAGACGCCGTTGCCGCTGGGCCCGCGCGGCCTGACGACGTGGCTCTCCCCCGACGACGGGGCCCGCCTGTTCGAAGCCTGCCTCGCCGCACCGTCACCGGGTTACCGGCTGATCTGGGGCGTCTCGGACAACACCCGCCGGATCTACTCCCTGGCCGAAGCCGAAGCGCTGGGGTACAAGTCCCTGGACGACGCCGAGGTCTACGCGGAGCAGCTGGCTTCCCGCCCGGCTCCCACGGGCGCGGCGGCCGAGTACGTCGGCGGCCCGTTCTGCACCGCCCCCCTCGGCGAGTTCAACCCGCTCTGA
- a CDS encoding TetR/AcrR family transcriptional regulator, with amino-acid sequence MPSDQRRIQPRKQPRQVRAELTRQRILTAAAHVFGEHGYAAGTTNRIAERAGISIGSLYQYFPNKDAILAELLLRHLDDGAAATAKIQAGQLPGPIDEVFRVFVRGAIDTHLDEPRLLRVLLEQAPRSRHLLEKVERLKLSLVTYLRELLDGHPEVRVADTETAARLIVTTVELVVHQLVADHEPVDVARLEDEMVAMLTRYVRG; translated from the coding sequence GTGCCGTCGGACCAGCGCCGCATCCAGCCACGTAAACAGCCGCGTCAGGTCCGCGCCGAGCTGACCCGGCAGCGGATCCTGACCGCGGCTGCTCACGTTTTCGGCGAGCACGGGTACGCCGCGGGTACCACCAACCGCATCGCCGAGCGGGCCGGGATCTCCATCGGCTCGCTGTACCAGTACTTCCCGAACAAGGACGCGATCCTCGCCGAGCTGCTGCTCCGCCACCTCGACGACGGCGCGGCCGCCACGGCGAAGATCCAGGCCGGGCAGCTGCCCGGCCCGATCGACGAGGTCTTCCGCGTCTTCGTCCGCGGCGCGATCGACACCCACCTCGACGAGCCCCGGCTGCTGCGCGTGCTGCTGGAGCAGGCGCCGCGGTCACGGCACCTGCTGGAGAAGGTCGAACGGCTCAAGCTGTCCCTGGTCACCTACCTGCGGGAGCTCCTGGACGGCCACCCCGAGGTCCGGGTCGCCGACACCGAGACGGCGGCGCGGCTGATCGTCACGACGGTCGAGCTGGTCGTCCACCAGCTCGTGGCCGACCACGAGCCGGTGGACGTCGCCCGGCTGGAGGACGAGATGGTCGCGATGCTGACGCGCTACGTCAGGGGGTGA
- a CDS encoding pyridoxamine 5'-phosphate oxidase family protein codes for MKVLDEHTVAMPDRTGNKIADSFRNIAENDRVGMLFFVPGMRETLRVNGRAYVTDDPGVLARMRTEAKEPDLAIVVEVEQVFFHCGRALIRSRLWDPASQALAGELPSAGEIVSDQLGVDVDPAQFEAMLEAGYRKLY; via the coding sequence GTGAAGGTGCTCGACGAGCACACGGTCGCGATGCCCGACCGCACCGGCAACAAGATCGCCGACTCCTTCCGCAACATCGCCGAGAACGACCGTGTCGGGATGCTGTTCTTCGTCCCCGGCATGCGGGAAACCCTGCGTGTCAACGGCCGCGCGTACGTCACCGACGACCCCGGCGTGCTCGCCCGGATGCGGACCGAGGCGAAGGAGCCCGACCTGGCCATCGTCGTCGAGGTCGAGCAGGTGTTCTTCCACTGCGGCCGCGCGCTGATCCGGTCCCGGCTCTGGGATCCCGCGAGCCAGGCGCTGGCCGGCGAGCTGCCCTCGGCCGGCGAGATCGTGTCCGACCAGCTCGGCGTGGACGTCGACCCGGCGCAGTTCGAGGCCATGCTCGAAGCCGGCTACCGGAAGCTGTACTGA